A genome region from Candidatus Hydrogenedentota bacterium includes the following:
- a CDS encoding PQQ-dependent sugar dehydrogenase yields MKTVKSAIRVHALPYVLPFSILLTFAGVSSAQQLTTELVASGFNNPLFLTSPPNDTHRLFVVEQNTARIRIIKDGTVLSTPFLDINSLVSSGGERGLLGLAFHPNYASNGYFYVNYTDNSGNTVVQRFTASANPDIADSGSGQILFTLTQPYSNHNGGMMAFGPNDGYLYIATGDGGSSNDPDNRAQNLSDPMGKILRIDVDSGSPYAIPPSNPFVSTVGADDRIWAYGLRNPWRFSFDSLTGDFYIADVGQGAREEIDFQPASSPGGENYGWKVAEGFACRGGSGTCGTDPGFTPPFFDYTHSDGHSITGGYVYRGSRIAGLQGTYFFADFSFSRIWSLRYDGANVSQFQERTSELDPPGASQISFIASFGEDANGELYVMDYGDGEIYRIIAIDEDEDGLTNEQELLLGTDPNNADTDNDALSDGAELNTYSTDPLDPDSDADGAPDGPEVSLGTDPNNGSEFPALSAESTWALLTLLIIVMVSGTVAMRGFKRYRTSAL; encoded by the coding sequence CTTACGTACTCCCATTCTCAATTCTCTTGACCTTCGCGGGAGTCTCCAGCGCCCAACAACTCACCACGGAGCTTGTTGCCTCAGGGTTCAACAACCCGCTCTTCCTGACTTCTCCCCCAAATGACACACATCGGCTCTTCGTTGTCGAGCAGAATACAGCGCGTATTCGTATCATCAAGGATGGCACCGTACTCTCGACACCTTTCCTCGACATCAACTCGCTTGTATCGAGTGGAGGTGAGCGCGGCCTTCTTGGACTCGCATTCCACCCCAACTACGCGTCCAACGGCTACTTCTACGTGAACTACACCGACAACAGCGGCAACACCGTTGTGCAGCGATTCACAGCCTCCGCCAATCCAGACATCGCCGACAGCGGCAGCGGACAGATCCTCTTTACGCTTACACAACCCTATTCCAACCACAACGGCGGCATGATGGCGTTCGGTCCAAACGACGGCTACCTCTACATCGCCACCGGTGACGGCGGCAGTTCCAACGATCCAGATAACCGGGCTCAAAACCTGTCCGATCCTATGGGGAAGATTCTCCGAATCGATGTCGACTCGGGCAGTCCCTACGCAATTCCGCCCTCGAACCCCTTCGTCTCCACCGTAGGTGCAGATGACCGCATCTGGGCATACGGGCTGCGCAATCCCTGGCGCTTCAGTTTCGACAGCCTGACCGGGGATTTCTATATTGCCGACGTGGGACAAGGCGCCCGTGAAGAGATCGATTTCCAGCCTGCATCCAGCCCCGGCGGAGAAAACTACGGGTGGAAGGTCGCCGAAGGTTTCGCGTGCCGAGGTGGTTCGGGAACCTGTGGCACCGATCCCGGTTTTACTCCCCCATTCTTCGATTACACGCATTCCGACGGACATTCGATCACCGGCGGCTATGTCTATCGAGGCAGCCGCATCGCTGGCCTTCAGGGAACCTACTTCTTTGCCGACTTTAGTTTCTCCCGGATATGGTCCCTGCGCTACGACGGCGCCAACGTCTCTCAGTTTCAGGAACGCACTTCCGAACTTGACCCTCCAGGCGCGTCGCAAATCAGCTTCATCGCTTCATTTGGAGAGGATGCGAACGGAGAGCTTTACGTGATGGATTACGGCGACGGAGAAATCTATCGCATCATCGCCATTGACGAAGACGAGGACGGCCTGACCAACGAGCAAGAACTGCTCCTGGGCACCGACCCGAACAATGCAGATACGGACAACGACGCCCTTTCCGATGGGGCGGAACTTAACACCTACTCAACCGATCCTCTGGATCCCGACTCCGATGCAGATGGCGCGCCCGACGGCCCCGAAGTGTCTCTTGGCACAGACCCCAACAACGGATCGGAGTTCCCGGCGCTTTCTGCGGAATCCACCTGGGCATTGCTGACGCTTCTGATCATCGTGATGGTCTCGGGCACGGTAGCCATGCGCGGATTCAAACGATATCGCACAAGCGCTCTCTGA